A window of the Streptomyces albireticuli genome harbors these coding sequences:
- a CDS encoding ArsR/SmtB family transcription factor: protein MRDQPSHLPPPEDVLEIGAPEQFAALAHPLRQRLLFALGHRPATIRQLAAQLDAKKGNVAHHLKVLRDAGLVHVAETRQVRGGTEQYYQRTARRMVVAEPQAAGTAAMLAAVAQELDRSPAETHLTLRHLRLSPAKARELGETLTRLVDEAEEHAEDQPVHGVLVALYQQALPPSTTGSA from the coding sequence ATGCGTGATCAGCCTTCCCACCTGCCACCGCCTGAGGATGTTCTGGAGATCGGGGCGCCTGAGCAGTTCGCGGCGCTCGCCCACCCGTTGCGCCAGCGGTTGCTCTTCGCCCTGGGCCACCGGCCCGCCACCATCAGGCAGCTCGCGGCGCAGCTCGACGCGAAGAAGGGCAACGTGGCCCACCACCTCAAAGTGCTCCGCGACGCCGGGCTGGTCCACGTCGCCGAGACCCGCCAGGTACGCGGCGGCACCGAGCAGTACTACCAGCGCACGGCCCGCCGCATGGTCGTCGCCGAACCCCAGGCGGCAGGCACCGCCGCGATGCTCGCCGCGGTCGCCCAGGAGCTGGACCGCTCCCCCGCCGAGACCCACCTGACACTGCGCCACCTGCGCCTCAGCCCCGCGAAGGCCAGAGAACTCGGCGAGACCCTCACCCGGCTGGTCGACGAGGCCGAGGAGCACGCGGAGGACCAGCCCGTGCACGGTGTGCTGGTGGCGCTCTACCAGCAGGCCCTGCCGCCCAGCACCACCGGTTCCGCCTAG
- a CDS encoding TIGR00645 family protein, which yields MRTRGTYEAAPSPANGSIPSLGYALFATRWLQAPLYFGLVAAQAVYVWEFFGELRTLIHGVVTGASDENMVMLGVLKLVDVVMIANLLIMVIIGGYETFVSRIGLQGHKDQPEWLSHVNSNVLKVKLAMAIVGISSIHLLQMFVNIHHTSRQELLWGTIIHMAFIASACLLAYMAGPMEAKATLLEQQSHTIPPQRPHNPADSPAPPAASERPE from the coding sequence TTGCGCACGCGCGGCACGTACGAGGCAGCCCCTTCTCCGGCGAACGGCTCCATACCGTCACTGGGTTACGCCCTGTTCGCCACCCGCTGGCTCCAGGCCCCCTTGTACTTCGGGCTCGTGGCTGCCCAGGCCGTCTACGTGTGGGAATTCTTCGGCGAGCTCCGCACCCTCATCCACGGTGTGGTCACTGGAGCTTCGGACGAGAACATGGTGATGCTCGGCGTCCTGAAACTGGTCGACGTCGTCATGATCGCCAACCTGCTGATCATGGTGATCATCGGTGGTTACGAGACCTTCGTCTCCCGTATCGGACTCCAGGGCCACAAGGACCAGCCGGAATGGCTCTCGCACGTCAACTCGAACGTGCTCAAGGTCAAACTCGCCATGGCGATCGTGGGCATCTCGTCCATCCACCTGCTACAGATGTTCGTCAACATCCACCACACCTCCCGCCAGGAACTACTGTGGGGGACGATCATCCACATGGCTTTCATCGCCTCCGCCTGCCTCCTCGCCTACATGGCAGGCCCCATGGAAGCCAAGGCGACCCTGCTGGAACAGCAAAGCCACACCATCCCCCCGCAGCGCCCCCACAACCCCGCTGACAGCCCCGCACCCCCAGCTGCCAGCGAGCGCCCCGAATAG
- a CDS encoding MFS transporter has product MTQTGQRVTSRRERERMPFPLVTAAFWSAFDRFVVTPMLFAIAASFHARLSEAVAVASGYFLAYGCLQPVWGMLSDRFGRVCVLRAALVGSAIGGAVSVMAPSPAVLLVARCVTGACYGGVNPTVVTYVGDTVAPAAVKQVLSPFYAAGGAGTAAGIALGGVLAGLADWRLAFALPMAAAAVLFLLLLRLPESGHAPSANPARQIATVLRSRWALLVIAVGFLMGCVIVGCVTFLPSMLQRHGSSASVAGLITAVFGLAGLAWAPVYNGLSRRPVPRWILIAFGGVFATASLLIAATGPHLVTVVIAAVLLGGGWIFNNVSLASWATAVVPEARGTAVALYATGMFVGGGVTPILAAGPAERGDYPMIFLTGACVAALTITVAGAGDRRFSTPEAQTTARDGAEPPD; this is encoded by the coding sequence ATGACGCAAACCGGTCAGAGGGTTACGTCTCGGCGTGAGCGTGAGCGAATGCCATTCCCGCTCGTAACGGCTGCTTTCTGGTCTGCCTTTGACAGGTTCGTCGTCACCCCGATGCTTTTCGCCATCGCCGCAAGTTTTCACGCCCGGCTCTCCGAGGCCGTCGCCGTGGCCAGCGGCTATTTCCTCGCCTACGGCTGCCTGCAGCCCGTCTGGGGAATGCTCTCGGACCGGTTCGGCCGGGTGTGCGTCCTGCGGGCCGCGCTGGTGGGCTCGGCCATCGGCGGAGCCGTGTCCGTCATGGCCCCCTCGCCGGCAGTCCTGCTGGTAGCGCGCTGCGTCACGGGCGCCTGTTACGGCGGTGTGAACCCCACGGTGGTCACCTACGTCGGCGATACGGTCGCCCCCGCTGCCGTCAAGCAGGTGCTGTCACCGTTCTACGCGGCGGGAGGCGCCGGCACCGCCGCCGGAATCGCGCTCGGCGGCGTCCTCGCGGGCCTGGCCGACTGGCGGCTCGCCTTCGCCCTGCCCATGGCCGCCGCGGCCGTGCTGTTTCTCCTGCTGCTCCGGCTGCCCGAATCCGGTCACGCCCCGTCCGCGAACCCCGCACGCCAGATCGCGACGGTACTGCGCTCCCGCTGGGCTCTGCTGGTGATCGCCGTAGGCTTCCTGATGGGCTGCGTCATCGTCGGCTGTGTGACCTTTCTGCCCTCCATGCTCCAGCGACATGGCAGTTCGGCATCTGTGGCGGGCCTGATCACAGCCGTCTTCGGTCTCGCGGGCCTGGCCTGGGCCCCCGTGTACAACGGCCTCTCCCGCCGCCCTGTGCCCCGCTGGATCCTGATCGCGTTCGGCGGCGTCTTCGCCACCGCTTCCCTGCTCATCGCCGCGACCGGCCCTCACCTTGTCACCGTCGTGATCGCGGCCGTCCTGCTCGGCGGCGGCTGGATCTTCAACAACGTCTCCCTCGCTTCCTGGGCGACAGCGGTCGTACCGGAAGCCCGGGGAACAGCGGTGGCGTTGTACGCCACCGGCATGTTCGTCGGCGGAGGCGTGACACCCATCCTCGCCGCCGGTCCGGCCGAGCGCGGCGACTACCCCATGATCTTTCTGACGGGCGCGTGCGTCGCGGCATTGACGATCACGGTGGCCGGCGCGGGCGACCGGCGGTTCAGCACGCCTGAGGCGCAGACGACGGCACGGGACGGCGCCGAGCCACCGGACTAG
- a CDS encoding S41 family peptidase produces the protein MTTLTNLAPAPVIDETARLLTEHYVFPETAEQLAGLLRRRLAEGAYDVDDAEELAQLVTADLQSVNGDRHLRLKHHADPVPPKQGAATRDAMRREFDTSLGGAPRAQLLDGGVAVVELAPMLFPLEWAAEPLSAALTLASRAQALIVDLRANRGGDPDTVAFVCGYLLDERTHLNTMYWRGGERGEQSWSLPHVPGARFGGSKPLYVLSSNSTFSAAEELAYDLQQLGRALVVGERTRGGAHPCDGWTVHPHLEVTVPVGRAVNPVSGTNWEGTGVQPDIPCAAADSLDRAHALALARLAG, from the coding sequence ATGACGACCCTGACGAACCTTGCGCCCGCCCCTGTCATCGACGAGACGGCCCGGCTGCTGACCGAGCACTACGTTTTCCCCGAGACAGCCGAGCAGCTCGCCGGCCTGCTGCGACGACGCCTGGCCGAGGGCGCCTACGACGTCGACGACGCCGAGGAGCTCGCCCAGCTGGTCACCGCGGACCTCCAGTCCGTCAACGGCGACCGGCACCTGAGACTGAAGCACCACGCCGACCCGGTCCCCCCGAAGCAGGGGGCGGCCACCCGGGACGCCATGCGCCGGGAATTCGACACCTCGCTGGGCGGCGCGCCCCGGGCGCAGTTGCTCGACGGAGGGGTCGCCGTGGTGGAGCTGGCACCGATGCTCTTTCCGCTGGAGTGGGCCGCCGAACCGCTGAGCGCCGCGCTCACCCTGGCCTCCCGCGCCCAGGCGCTGATCGTGGACCTTCGCGCCAACCGGGGCGGCGACCCGGACACGGTCGCCTTCGTCTGCGGCTACCTCCTCGACGAGCGCACCCACCTCAACACCATGTACTGGCGCGGCGGCGAGCGCGGCGAGCAGTCCTGGAGCCTGCCGCACGTTCCCGGCGCGCGCTTCGGCGGCAGCAAGCCGTTGTACGTGCTGTCCAGCAACAGCACCTTCTCTGCCGCCGAGGAGCTGGCGTACGACCTCCAGCAGCTCGGCCGTGCCCTGGTCGTCGGCGAGCGCACCCGAGGCGGCGCCCATCCGTGCGACGGCTGGACCGTGCACCCGCACCTGGAAGTCACCGTCCCCGTCGGCCGCGCCGTCAACCCCGTCTCCGGCACGAACTGGGAGGGCACCGGTGTGCAGCCGGACATCCCTTGCGCCGCTGCCGACTCCCTCGACCGCGCTCACGCGCTGGCCCTCGCCCGACTGGCAGGCTGA
- a CDS encoding AfsR/SARP family transcriptional regulator, translating to MEFRLLGAVSVVPEAGDLPLGPVKRRSLLAALLLRPNYPVMVDQLMAALWEQEPPARARGVIQGHVSRLRTLLISADAGAFGVELITQGTAYVLRMPKALLDAHRFEDLVARARDQRGPAEAVAMYQEALSLWQGPALAGVCPSPPLQAAAQALEELRLASVEQLAAGYVQLGEHARAAAVLRAEAVAHPLRESLSAALVTALHRAGRRSDAVDWFHRTRRLLADELGIGPGRELADAYVMALREEADDAATEAAAPSRAATVDAAPLPPVTPAAFHCGAADLLPRVPRGFHGRARELAALSRAAAGEGPVCLVTGPAGVGKTALVLQWAHHGRAGFPDGRLYADLRGFGDTGEPAPVEVLREFLLALGVAQRRIPESANGAAALFRSLAADRRLLVVLDNARDSEQVRPLLPGGPRCVTVVTSRHRLPGLIVTDAARPVPVDVLTPEDGTALLAGVLGEERVRAEPVAARRLAELCDGLPLALRVAAARLAQRRGWSLGAMTAELSDETRRLSLLDVEDTGVRAALRLTLQQLPWHVACQFAHLGRHPGTHVDRYAAAALADTDPATAERALERLAVAHLVTETAPGRWTLHDLVRLYARGLDSGPDALKRVLDHYIATALAAVAAAEPGNEECFPMPADFQPPAVVREFGDRSAAVAWYAAERDDLTLAAAAARAAGLHSRTWRIVLTLWPLIVWRVRDGWAPLLETALEAARADADQHGESRILNVLGWVLIEEGRITEALTHLEAASALASRAGDLVSEANALIVLAMARAALGGPDEAAQGCERAVELARKAGDRTTERLAMQHLARHRVDAGKWRPALDTATEALAFDDRSGTADVPRILLLMVRGEALLGLGDEAEGIRQLDLAAREAESSGYEDGVVRALGVLLRVSADTGLQARYDAAVARLTTRT from the coding sequence ATGGAATTCCGGTTGCTCGGAGCGGTGTCAGTCGTCCCCGAGGCCGGCGATCTGCCGCTCGGTCCCGTCAAACGGCGCAGTCTGCTGGCCGCCCTGCTGTTGCGCCCCAATTACCCGGTGATGGTCGATCAGCTGATGGCCGCTCTGTGGGAACAGGAGCCGCCGGCGCGCGCCCGCGGTGTCATTCAGGGGCATGTGTCGCGGCTGCGGACCTTGCTGATCAGTGCTGACGCCGGGGCATTCGGGGTCGAGTTGATCACTCAGGGCACGGCGTATGTCCTGCGCATGCCGAAGGCCCTGCTGGACGCGCACCGCTTCGAGGATCTGGTGGCTCGGGCCCGTGATCAGCGCGGCCCGGCCGAGGCTGTGGCGATGTACCAGGAGGCCCTGTCGCTGTGGCAGGGGCCCGCGCTGGCCGGCGTCTGTCCGAGCCCACCGCTCCAGGCCGCCGCGCAGGCGCTGGAGGAGCTCCGGCTGGCCTCGGTGGAGCAGCTGGCGGCGGGCTACGTGCAGTTGGGCGAGCATGCCCGGGCCGCCGCTGTCCTGCGCGCCGAGGCGGTTGCCCACCCGCTGCGTGAATCGCTGTCCGCCGCCCTCGTGACGGCGCTTCACAGGGCGGGCCGCCGGTCGGACGCGGTCGACTGGTTCCACCGCACCCGGCGTCTGCTCGCCGACGAACTGGGGATCGGCCCGGGCCGCGAGCTGGCGGACGCCTACGTGATGGCCCTGCGCGAGGAGGCCGACGACGCGGCGACGGAGGCAGCGGCCCCGTCCCGTGCAGCCACGGTGGACGCCGCGCCTCTCCCTCCCGTAACCCCGGCCGCCTTCCACTGCGGCGCGGCCGACCTGCTCCCGCGCGTGCCACGTGGCTTCCACGGGCGGGCGCGGGAGCTCGCCGCCCTGTCCCGGGCTGCCGCGGGCGAGGGGCCTGTCTGTCTGGTCACCGGGCCTGCCGGGGTCGGGAAGACAGCCCTCGTGCTGCAGTGGGCGCACCACGGCCGTGCCGGTTTCCCCGACGGGCGGCTCTACGCCGACCTGCGCGGCTTCGGCGATACGGGCGAGCCGGCCCCCGTCGAAGTGCTGCGCGAGTTCCTGCTGGCGCTCGGTGTCGCGCAGCGCCGGATTCCGGAGTCGGCGAACGGCGCGGCCGCGCTGTTCCGGTCGCTCGCCGCCGACCGCCGGCTCCTCGTCGTACTGGACAACGCGCGTGACTCCGAGCAGGTCAGGCCGCTCCTGCCGGGCGGTCCCCGCTGCGTCACCGTCGTCACCAGCAGGCACCGGCTGCCGGGGCTGATCGTCACCGACGCCGCCCGGCCCGTTCCCGTGGACGTACTCACCCCGGAGGACGGCACTGCGCTCCTGGCCGGGGTGCTCGGCGAGGAACGGGTGCGTGCGGAGCCGGTGGCCGCGCGACGGCTGGCGGAGCTGTGCGACGGGCTGCCGCTCGCGCTCCGGGTGGCCGCCGCCAGGCTGGCGCAACGCCGCGGCTGGTCGCTGGGCGCGATGACCGCCGAGCTGTCCGACGAGACGCGCCGGCTGAGCCTGCTGGACGTGGAGGACACCGGCGTGCGAGCGGCGCTGCGCCTGACGCTGCAACAGCTCCCCTGGCATGTCGCCTGTCAGTTCGCTCATCTCGGCCGCCACCCCGGCACGCACGTCGACCGGTACGCGGCGGCGGCCCTGGCGGACACGGACCCGGCAACCGCCGAGAGGGCCCTGGAGCGGCTGGCCGTCGCGCACCTCGTCACGGAGACGGCGCCCGGCCGCTGGACGCTGCACGACCTCGTACGGCTCTACGCGCGTGGCCTGGACTCCGGGCCTGATGCGCTCAAGCGCGTGCTCGACCACTACATCGCCACCGCCCTCGCGGCTGTGGCGGCGGCCGAGCCCGGCAACGAGGAGTGCTTCCCTATGCCGGCGGATTTCCAGCCGCCCGCCGTCGTACGGGAGTTCGGCGACCGGTCCGCCGCCGTGGCCTGGTACGCGGCCGAGAGGGACGACCTCACGCTGGCGGCGGCCGCGGCGCGCGCCGCCGGGCTGCACAGCAGGACCTGGCGGATCGTCCTGACGCTGTGGCCGCTGATCGTATGGCGCGTGCGGGACGGCTGGGCCCCGCTGCTGGAGACCGCGCTCGAGGCGGCACGGGCCGACGCCGACCAGCACGGCGAGTCGCGGATACTGAACGTGCTCGGCTGGGTGCTGATCGAGGAAGGACGCATCACGGAGGCGCTCACTCACCTGGAGGCCGCCTCCGCGCTCGCCTCCCGGGCGGGCGACCTGGTCTCCGAGGCGAACGCGCTGATCGTCCTGGCCATGGCCCGAGCGGCGCTCGGCGGCCCGGACGAGGCTGCGCAGGGATGCGAGCGAGCTGTGGAGCTGGCGCGCAAGGCCGGCGACCGGACCACCGAGAGACTGGCCATGCAGCATCTCGCCCGGCACCGGGTCGACGCCGGGAAATGGCGCCCGGCCCTCGACACGGCGACCGAGGCCCTCGCCTTCGACGATCGATCGGGCACGGCCGACGTGCCCCGGATACTGCTGCTCATGGTGAGGGGAGAGGCGCTGCTGGGGCTCGGGGACGAGGCCGAGGGCATCCGGCAGCTCGACCTGGCGGCCCGGGAGGCGGAGTCGTCCGGCTACGAGGACGGCGTGGTTCGGGCGCTCGGCGTGCTGCTGCGGGTATCGGCGGATACGGGACTCCAGGCGCGATATGACGCGGCGGTTGCGCGACTCACGACGCGAACCTGA
- a CDS encoding ATP-binding protein, which produces MAIELTLLCRVSYRDQEVTAPRLRGLLALLAGEPRTGRSTTSLVDGLWTDKKPQHPAKALQTLVARARGLLGADLITGTTTGYRLALGEEQVDTSAVLLHAAASGERLRAGDLTEALTEAEAGLALWSTDGIRCEQDTPGDPVSALRAERAPAYRSLVRTRALALARLGHRAEATEPLTDLARELPRDEEVLLELVRCQAATAGPAAALTAYDRYRRTLREELGADPGPALRALHQELLRETAPTVRRGVPNDPNPLLGRDTDTAAVTQLLRTSRVTSITGPGGLGKTRLAHAVSREAEQRVVHLVGLAGITSDADVAGEVASALGAGEPPRPRTLPSTVPADLLTGIVGALGPGPALLVLDNCEHVIRGVAHLVQALVSRTSDLRVLTTSRAPLGISAESVYPLPELDLPTTVELFRQRARSARPGAALPTGPVTELCRRLDGLPLAAELAAARIRVMTAEEISHRLADRFALLRSTARDAPHRHRTLHAVVDWSWNLLDPAAQAALRALSVYPNGFTADAARHLLDDGEHPDGPSHDTEVLEVLTDLADQSLLKVVDTPSGARFAMLETIREFCTAQRTRSGEDDHVTHQYLAWARDFGTRHHDALFGTDPFGAWERIRAEQDNLVQALRLGLTQEDGATVAATTAVLATLWTTEANYTRLVPLAQDTGPLLSHFRPRPDLTEVTRTAAAMCATSLFLGFAPGAARTLAALRKLPPAPPHTLVGAVSTVLCAIPELLRPDHSVLHTLCDRDEPLLAGAANCAASLVWENAHDPDRALSAAQRMLDAFEGLRIPWIQVLAPARTARLCLRAEQGHQALHHLRSALQVLDELGVHGDPIGIRWSMALAHLHTGDLDEAEHWVAQAILTQPQDTPDIHSPGLGVRAEIALARGDTETGLRLWRRAAEGVRAGAAPVLDLDLDLELDLEPWALEVQAAAVTAHARYGRPDLVEDLTTTLRNRLPALLSPRTTAPPRPDRDLTDLPLCGALLLALGMADLHHGPRTGDAHRTRSGTRLVALAGRLRHLRVFQPTMSTTLSRQAAEHTDRAAYTEAVSAYAALDDDALRAAALTVLRERDRL; this is translated from the coding sequence ATGGCCATTGAACTGACGCTGTTGTGCCGGGTTTCCTACCGCGACCAGGAAGTCACCGCACCCAGGCTGCGCGGCCTGCTCGCCCTCCTGGCGGGCGAGCCGCGCACGGGACGCAGCACGACGTCCCTGGTGGACGGCCTCTGGACGGACAAGAAGCCGCAGCACCCCGCCAAGGCACTGCAAACGTTGGTCGCGCGTGCCCGCGGCCTCCTCGGCGCCGACCTGATAACCGGCACCACGACCGGCTACCGCCTCGCGCTGGGCGAGGAGCAGGTCGACACCTCCGCCGTCCTGCTCCACGCCGCGGCAAGCGGCGAACGGCTACGGGCCGGGGACCTGACGGAAGCCCTCACGGAGGCCGAGGCGGGCCTGGCACTGTGGAGCACCGACGGCATCCGGTGCGAGCAGGACACCCCCGGCGACCCGGTGTCCGCGCTGCGCGCGGAACGGGCCCCGGCGTACCGGTCGCTCGTACGGACCCGCGCCCTGGCCCTGGCACGCCTCGGCCACCGGGCCGAGGCGACCGAACCCCTCACCGACCTGGCACGGGAGCTACCCCGCGACGAGGAAGTGCTCCTCGAACTGGTGCGCTGCCAAGCGGCCACCGCCGGACCCGCCGCCGCCCTGACCGCATACGACCGCTACCGCCGCACACTGCGCGAAGAACTCGGCGCCGACCCAGGACCCGCCCTACGGGCCCTGCACCAGGAACTGCTGCGGGAAACGGCCCCCACGGTACGCCGCGGCGTACCCAACGACCCCAACCCCCTGCTCGGCCGCGACACCGACACCGCCGCCGTGACACAACTGCTGCGGACCTCCCGGGTCACCTCGATCACCGGACCCGGGGGACTGGGCAAGACCCGCCTCGCACACGCCGTGAGCCGCGAGGCGGAGCAACGGGTGGTGCACCTGGTCGGACTCGCCGGCATCACCAGCGACGCGGACGTGGCCGGCGAGGTCGCCTCCGCCCTCGGAGCCGGCGAACCGCCGCGCCCCCGGACACTCCCGTCCACCGTCCCCGCCGACCTGCTCACCGGCATCGTGGGCGCGCTCGGACCCGGCCCCGCGCTGCTGGTCCTCGACAACTGCGAGCACGTGATCCGCGGCGTCGCGCACCTGGTGCAGGCCCTGGTATCGAGGACCAGCGACCTGCGGGTACTCACCACCAGCAGGGCTCCCTTGGGCATCTCCGCCGAATCGGTGTACCCGCTGCCGGAACTGGACCTGCCGACAACCGTCGAACTGTTCCGGCAGCGCGCCCGCTCCGCCCGCCCCGGCGCCGCACTGCCCACCGGGCCGGTGACCGAACTGTGCCGCCGCCTGGACGGGCTGCCGCTCGCCGCGGAACTGGCGGCGGCACGGATAAGAGTCATGACGGCCGAGGAGATCAGCCACCGGCTCGCGGACCGGTTCGCCCTGCTGCGGAGCACCGCACGCGACGCCCCGCACCGCCACCGCACCCTGCACGCCGTCGTCGACTGGAGCTGGAACCTCCTGGACCCGGCCGCCCAGGCAGCCCTGCGCGCCCTGTCGGTCTACCCCAACGGCTTCACGGCGGACGCCGCCCGGCACCTGCTCGATGACGGCGAACACCCCGACGGCCCCTCCCACGACACCGAAGTCCTGGAGGTACTCACCGACCTGGCCGACCAGTCCCTGCTCAAAGTGGTGGACACACCCTCCGGCGCACGGTTCGCGATGCTGGAGACCATCCGGGAATTCTGCACAGCCCAGCGGACGCGCTCCGGCGAGGACGACCACGTCACCCACCAGTACCTGGCCTGGGCACGCGACTTCGGCACGCGGCATCACGACGCGCTCTTCGGCACCGACCCCTTCGGCGCCTGGGAACGGATCAGAGCCGAACAGGACAACCTCGTCCAGGCCCTGCGGCTCGGCCTCACCCAGGAGGACGGCGCCACCGTCGCGGCCACCACCGCCGTGCTCGCGACCCTGTGGACCACCGAGGCCAACTACACCCGCCTCGTCCCGCTCGCCCAGGACACCGGCCCCCTGCTCTCCCACTTCCGGCCCCGGCCCGACCTCACCGAGGTCACCCGGACCGCCGCGGCCATGTGCGCCACGAGCCTGTTCCTCGGATTCGCCCCCGGAGCGGCACGCACCCTCGCCGCCCTGCGCAAACTGCCCCCGGCCCCGCCGCACACCCTCGTCGGAGCCGTCTCGACCGTCCTGTGCGCCATACCCGAACTCCTGCGCCCCGACCACTCGGTGCTGCACACCCTGTGCGACCGGGACGAGCCACTGCTCGCCGGCGCGGCCAACTGCGCGGCCAGCCTCGTCTGGGAGAACGCCCACGACCCCGACCGCGCACTGTCGGCGGCCCAGCGGATGCTCGACGCCTTCGAAGGACTGCGCATCCCGTGGATCCAGGTCCTGGCTCCCGCCCGGACGGCCAGACTGTGCCTCCGGGCCGAGCAGGGACACCAAGCACTGCACCACCTGCGGTCGGCACTACAGGTCCTTGACGAGCTCGGCGTCCACGGCGACCCGATCGGGATCCGCTGGAGCATGGCACTCGCCCACCTGCACACCGGTGACCTCGACGAGGCCGAGCACTGGGTGGCCCAGGCGATACTGACCCAGCCCCAGGACACACCGGACATCCACTCGCCCGGCCTCGGCGTACGCGCCGAGATCGCACTCGCGCGCGGCGACACCGAAACCGGGCTGCGCCTGTGGCGCCGGGCCGCCGAAGGAGTACGGGCCGGCGCCGCCCCGGTCCTCGACCTCGACCTTGACCTCGAACTGGACCTGGAGCCCTGGGCCCTGGAGGTCCAGGCCGCCGCCGTGACCGCACACGCGCGATACGGCCGCCCCGACCTCGTCGAGGACCTCACCACCACCCTCCGGAACAGGCTCCCGGCCCTTCTGTCACCCCGCACCACCGCGCCGCCCCGGCCGGACAGGGACCTCACGGACCTTCCGCTGTGCGGCGCGCTGCTGCTCGCCCTCGGCATGGCCGACCTCCACCACGGCCCGCGCACCGGCGACGCGCACCGCACCAGGTCGGGAACGCGGCTGGTCGCCCTGGCCGGACGCCTCCGCCACCTGCGCGTCTTCCAGCCGACCATGTCCACCACGCTGTCCCGGCAGGCAGCCGAACACACCGACAGGGCCGCCTACACCGAGGCGGTATCGGCGTACGCCGCCCTGGACGACGACGCACTGCGGGCCGCCGCGCTGACTGTCCTGCGCGAGCGGGACCGCCTCTGA
- a CDS encoding sulfotransferase family protein, translating into MPGSEQSAGILALWSAPRCRSTAFFRMMIERGDFTTVHEPFAYLTEFGFSEVGGVRATEERGVLDALRGLAGRGPVFFKNTMDERYPGVLADAGFLARDARHVFLIRHPRETIASYYAIDPGVKLRRIGFETEYELFEAVRRQTGEPPLVIDAHDLMADPEGIIRAFCLRVGIDFRPKALAWRPESRGEWQPSREWHHDVDASSGFRAPEKDEYVDVEGHPVLSGYLAYHLPYYNALRTWRVRL; encoded by the coding sequence ATGCCCGGTTCCGAACAGTCCGCGGGAATACTGGCGCTGTGGAGTGCGCCGCGTTGCCGGTCCACTGCTTTCTTCCGCATGATGATCGAGCGCGGTGACTTCACCACCGTGCACGAACCCTTTGCTTATCTGACCGAATTCGGATTCTCCGAAGTGGGCGGCGTGCGGGCCACGGAGGAGCGGGGAGTACTCGACGCGCTGCGCGGTCTCGCCGGGCGCGGCCCCGTCTTCTTCAAGAACACCATGGACGAGCGCTACCCCGGGGTTCTGGCCGACGCGGGCTTCCTGGCCCGGGATGCCCGGCACGTGTTCCTGATCCGGCATCCGCGCGAGACGATCGCCTCGTATTACGCGATCGATCCCGGGGTGAAACTGCGCCGGATAGGCTTCGAGACGGAGTACGAGCTGTTCGAGGCGGTACGGCGGCAGACCGGTGAGCCGCCTCTGGTCATCGACGCCCACGACCTCATGGCCGACCCGGAAGGAATCATTCGGGCCTTCTGTCTCCGGGTGGGCATCGACTTCAGGCCCAAGGCTCTGGCGTGGCGGCCGGAGTCGCGCGGTGAGTGGCAGCCCTCGCGGGAGTGGCACCACGATGTGGACGCCAGCAGCGGCTTCCGCGCCCCGGAGAAGGACGAGTACGTGGACGTGGAAGGGCACCCGGTCCTCAGCGGTTACCTCGCGTACCACCTGCCGTACTACAACGCACTGCGCACCTGGCGCGTCCGGCTGTAG
- a CDS encoding peptidase inhibitor family I36 protein: protein MRRAIPFAVASVIALSTALIAPSAVAAPGGESSALGYPCSPGNFCIFSDWNGGGEKCEWSVSKKANTADDCGFIQKGWNVRSVRNNSGHRVQYYTQTNYKARVGSTPNGGEGNLQGSYQIRSFKPQ, encoded by the coding sequence ATGCGTCGTGCCATTCCGTTCGCCGTGGCGTCGGTGATCGCTCTCAGCACCGCTCTCATCGCGCCCAGCGCGGTCGCCGCCCCCGGCGGAGAGTCCTCCGCACTGGGCTATCCATGCTCGCCTGGAAATTTCTGCATCTTCTCCGACTGGAACGGCGGCGGGGAGAAGTGTGAGTGGTCCGTGAGCAAGAAGGCCAACACCGCGGACGACTGCGGGTTCATTCAAAAAGGATGGAACGTCCGTTCCGTGCGGAACAACTCCGGTCACCGCGTGCAGTACTACACGCAGACCAACTACAAGGCGCGGGTGGGCTCCACCCCGAACGGTGGGGAGGGAAACCTCCAGGGGAGCTACCAGATTCGCTCCTTCAAGCCGCAGTAA